From one Streptomyces sp. ICC1 genomic stretch:
- a CDS encoding HSP18 transcriptional regulator: MNEYAESLSPLSPLPFVAAAAALEAINQAVRGAQDPRAGTPRDRLEPASDTGPDSALAALVMLREIREELAGWESGLIETAREHGASWADLANPLGVASRQAAERRYLRLRPGTAGSTGDQRVQATRDTRAADRTVTAWARENAADLRRLAGQITSLSGLPADAESAVGDLNRALADNDASHLVRPLADTRPHLRPQDAELAERIDTLTRHTDQLRQDTHDQRNT, from the coding sequence ATGAACGAGTACGCCGAGTCGCTCTCACCCCTCTCACCCCTCCCCTTCGTGGCCGCCGCCGCGGCCCTGGAAGCCATCAACCAGGCCGTACGAGGCGCCCAGGATCCGCGCGCGGGCACGCCCAGGGACCGGCTGGAGCCCGCATCGGACACCGGCCCGGACTCGGCGCTGGCCGCGCTGGTCATGCTGCGCGAAATCCGCGAGGAGCTCGCCGGCTGGGAGAGCGGACTGATCGAAACCGCCCGCGAACACGGTGCGAGCTGGGCCGACCTCGCAAACCCCCTCGGGGTCGCCAGCCGTCAGGCCGCCGAACGCCGCTACCTGCGCCTGCGCCCCGGCACCGCCGGGAGCACCGGCGACCAGCGCGTCCAGGCCACCCGCGACACCCGCGCCGCCGACCGCACCGTCACCGCCTGGGCCCGCGAGAACGCCGCCGACCTGCGCCGCCTCGCCGGCCAGATCACCTCCCTCAGCGGCCTCCCCGCCGACGCCGAGAGCGCGGTCGGCGACCTGAACCGGGCCCTCGCCGACAACGACGCCTCACACCTCGTCCGCCCACTGGCCGACACCCGGCCCCACCTGCGGCCCCAAGACGCCGAACTCGCCGAACGCATCGACACCCTGACCCGACACACCGACCAGCTCCGCCAGGACACCCACGACCAGCGCAACACCTGA
- a CDS encoding iron-containing redox enzyme family protein, whose protein sequence is MTRPPSPTSTVTARGPRLVEGRGELSDAVTRALRTGTPPVYAPGDVLKADPWGEDLQLALYVLYELHYRGFAEVEDAREWDPDLLRLRQAMEDRFLHALRTELSDAPRSVEEAFAPLLVEPVDLSDSLSHHLETDGELWQLREYAALRSLYHLKEADPHAWVIPRLTGRAKAAMVAIEYDEFGAGHADRIHARLFADLMADLDLDPAYGRYLEQGPAPLLATVNLMSLFGLHRALRGALVGHFACVEVTSSPGSRRLAKAMRRCGAGPAAEHFYAEHVEADAVHEQVVRHEVIGGLLADEPDLEEDIAFGCAATALLEDRLASHIREAWDHGRSALRTPLPEQ, encoded by the coding sequence ATGACCCGTCCTCCGAGCCCGACCAGCACCGTGACCGCCCGCGGCCCCCGGCTCGTCGAAGGGCGGGGCGAACTCTCCGACGCCGTCACCCGGGCCCTGCGGACGGGAACCCCGCCGGTGTACGCCCCCGGCGACGTGCTCAAGGCCGACCCGTGGGGCGAAGACCTCCAGCTCGCCCTCTACGTGCTGTACGAACTGCACTACCGCGGCTTCGCGGAGGTGGAGGACGCACGCGAATGGGACCCGGACCTGCTGCGCCTGCGCCAGGCCATGGAAGACCGCTTCCTGCACGCCCTGCGCACCGAGCTGTCCGACGCGCCCCGGTCCGTCGAGGAAGCCTTCGCCCCGCTCCTCGTCGAGCCCGTGGACCTCTCCGACAGCCTCAGCCACCACCTCGAAACCGACGGCGAGCTCTGGCAGTTGCGCGAATACGCGGCCCTGCGTTCCCTCTACCACCTCAAGGAGGCCGACCCGCACGCGTGGGTGATCCCGCGGCTCACCGGGCGGGCCAAGGCCGCGATGGTGGCCATCGAGTACGACGAGTTCGGCGCCGGCCACGCCGACCGCATTCACGCACGGCTCTTCGCCGACCTCATGGCCGACCTCGACCTGGATCCCGCCTACGGCCGCTACCTCGAGCAAGGCCCGGCGCCGCTGCTCGCCACCGTGAACCTGATGTCCCTCTTCGGCCTGCACCGGGCCCTGCGCGGAGCGCTCGTCGGCCACTTCGCCTGCGTCGAGGTCACCTCCTCACCCGGCTCCCGCCGCCTGGCCAAGGCCATGCGGCGCTGCGGCGCGGGCCCCGCCGCCGAGCACTTCTACGCCGAGCACGTCGAGGCCGACGCCGTCCACGAACAGGTCGTACGCCACGAAGTCATCGGTGGCCTCCTCGCCGACGAACCGGACCTCGAAGAGGACATCGCGTTCGGATGCGCGGCAACCGCCCTGCTCGAAGACCGGCTCGCGAGCCACATCCGCGAAGCCTGGGACCACGGACGAAGTGCACTGCGCACGCCCCTGCCCGAGCAGTAG